One genomic segment of Streptomyces sp. TLI_146 includes these proteins:
- the pcrA gene encoding DNA helicase PcrA encodes MSSLFDDSFLADLQPSEEEHPPPPEDGPVREEVPDDLFQGRFDALPSRDAYYRDGAPRPVVDPATLLEGLNENQRAAVVHAGSPLLIVAGAGSGKTRVLTHRIAHLLATRGVHPGQILAITFTNKAAGEMKERVEQLVGPRAHAMWVMTFHSACVRILRRESKKLGFTSSFSIYDAADSKRLMALVCRDLDLDPKKFPPKSFSAKISNLKNELIDEETFAGQAVDGFEKTLAQAYAMYQARLREANALDFDDIIMTTVHLLQAFPDVAEHYRRRFRHVMVDEYQDTNHAQYTLVRELVGPAGQDEAPGELCVVGDADQSIYAFRGATIRNILQFEEDYPDATTIMLEQNYRSTQTILSAANAVIERNESRRPKNLWTDAGAGARITGYVADTEHDEAQFVADEIDRLTDAGDAKAGDVAIFYRTNAQSRVFEEIFIRVGLPYKVVGGVRFYERKEVRDVLAYLRVLANPEDAVPLRRILNVPKRGIGDRAEAMIDALSLREKITFPQALRRVDEAYGMAARSANAVKRFNQLMDDLRTIVDSGAGPAVVLEAVLEQTGYLAELQASTDPQDETRIENLQELAAVALEFEQARGEAEGADTAATPTLAEFLEQVALVADSDQIPDEDEEGSGVITLMTLHTAKGLEFPVVFLTGMEDGVFPHMRALGQVKELEEERRLAYVGITRARERLYLTRSSMRSAWGQPSYNPPSRFLEEIPAQHLDWKRTGPMAAPAGPVSGKGLGGGAGLSSSRARSGPSGFATRRTSDKPVIALTIGDRVTHDQFGLGTVVSVTGSGSDAQATIDFGDERPKKLLLRYAPVEKL; translated from the coding sequence TCCAGGGCCGTTTCGACGCACTCCCGAGCCGCGACGCGTACTACCGGGACGGCGCCCCGCGCCCGGTGGTCGACCCGGCGACCCTGCTGGAGGGGCTGAACGAGAACCAGCGCGCGGCCGTGGTCCACGCCGGTTCCCCGCTGCTCATCGTGGCCGGCGCGGGCTCCGGCAAGACCCGCGTGCTCACGCACCGCATCGCCCATCTGCTGGCCACCCGCGGCGTCCACCCCGGCCAGATCCTCGCGATCACCTTCACCAACAAGGCCGCGGGCGAGATGAAGGAGCGCGTCGAGCAGCTGGTCGGCCCGCGCGCGCACGCGATGTGGGTGATGACCTTCCACAGCGCCTGTGTGCGGATCCTGCGCCGCGAGTCCAAGAAGCTCGGCTTCACCTCGTCGTTCTCGATCTACGACGCGGCCGACTCCAAGCGCCTGATGGCACTGGTCTGCCGCGACCTCGACCTCGATCCCAAGAAGTTCCCGCCGAAGTCCTTCAGCGCCAAGATCTCGAACCTGAAGAACGAGCTGATCGACGAGGAGACCTTCGCCGGCCAGGCCGTCGACGGCTTCGAGAAGACCCTGGCGCAGGCGTACGCGATGTACCAGGCGCGGCTGCGCGAGGCCAACGCGCTGGACTTCGACGACATCATCATGACGACGGTCCATCTGCTCCAGGCGTTCCCGGACGTCGCCGAGCACTACCGCCGCCGCTTCCGCCATGTGATGGTCGACGAGTACCAGGACACCAACCACGCCCAGTACACGCTGGTACGGGAGCTGGTCGGCCCGGCCGGGCAGGACGAAGCGCCGGGCGAGCTGTGCGTGGTCGGTGACGCCGACCAGTCGATCTACGCCTTCCGGGGCGCCACGATCCGCAACATCCTCCAGTTCGAGGAGGACTATCCGGACGCGACGACGATCATGCTGGAGCAGAACTACCGCTCCACGCAGACCATCCTCTCCGCCGCCAACGCGGTCATCGAGCGCAACGAGAGCCGCCGCCCCAAGAACCTGTGGACGGACGCGGGCGCGGGCGCGCGGATCACCGGTTACGTGGCCGACACCGAGCACGACGAGGCGCAGTTCGTCGCCGACGAGATCGACCGGCTCACCGACGCGGGCGACGCCAAGGCGGGCGACGTCGCGATCTTCTACCGGACCAACGCCCAGTCCCGTGTCTTCGAAGAGATCTTCATCCGGGTCGGCCTGCCGTACAAGGTCGTCGGCGGCGTGCGCTTCTACGAGCGCAAGGAAGTCCGAGACGTCCTCGCCTATCTGCGCGTCCTCGCCAACCCGGAGGACGCGGTCCCGCTGCGCCGGATCCTCAACGTCCCCAAGCGCGGCATCGGCGACCGCGCCGAGGCGATGATCGACGCGCTGTCGCTGCGCGAGAAGATCACCTTCCCGCAGGCGCTGCGCCGCGTCGACGAGGCGTACGGAATGGCGGCCCGCTCGGCCAACGCCGTCAAGCGCTTCAACCAGCTCATGGACGATCTGCGCACCATCGTCGACTCGGGCGCGGGCCCCGCCGTCGTCCTGGAGGCGGTCCTGGAGCAGACCGGCTATCTGGCCGAGCTCCAGGCCTCCACCGACCCGCAGGACGAGACCCGGATCGAGAACCTCCAGGAACTCGCCGCCGTGGCCCTGGAGTTCGAGCAGGCGCGCGGCGAGGCGGAGGGCGCCGACACCGCCGCCACCCCCACCCTCGCCGAGTTCCTGGAGCAGGTGGCGCTGGTCGCCGACTCCGACCAGATCCCGGACGAGGACGAGGAGGGCTCCGGCGTCATCACCCTGATGACCCTCCACACCGCCAAGGGCCTGGAGTTCCCGGTGGTGTTCCTGACCGGCATGGAGGACGGCGTCTTCCCGCACATGCGCGCGCTCGGCCAGGTCAAGGAGCTGGAGGAGGAGCGCCGCCTGGCGTACGTGGGCATCACGCGCGCCCGCGAGCGGCTGTATCTGACGCGCTCCTCGATGCGCAGCGCCTGGGGCCAGCCCTCGTACAACCCGCCGTCCCGGTTCCTGGAGGAGATCCCGGCCCAGCACCTGGACTGGAAGCGGACCGGCCCGATGGCCGCCCCGGCCGGTCCGGTCTCGGGCAAGGGCCTGGGCGGGGGCGCGGGGCTGTCCTCCTCGCGGGCGCGCTCGGGACCCTCGGGCTTCGCGACCCGGCGCACCAGCGACAAGCCGGTGATCGCGCTGACCATCGGGGACCGCGTCACCCACGACCAGTTCGGTCTGGGCACGGTGGTGTCGGTGACCGGCTCTGGCTCGGACGCGCAGGCCACGATCGACTTCGGCGACGAGCGCCCCAAGAAGCTGCTGCTGCGGTACGCGCCGGTGGAGAAGCTGTAG